DNA from Longimicrobiales bacterium:
CCGGCGGACTGGTCGCTGGCCGGGGTACCGGAGACCGGTTACGTGGTGCTGCCGCGCAACCTGGTCTGGTCGCGTGTCGAAGACGCTGCCCCGGCAGAGCCGCTGGACGGGTTCTTCTGGGTTCGTTCCGAGGGTGCGACGCCGCAGCTCGCGGTCGTTGCCGCGCTCGGCGTGCGCGCCGAGCGCGGAGGGTTCAGCGTCCTCGATGCAGCAGCACCGCTCCCGCCGGAAGGCCACTTCGCAGCGGACGCGCCGCCTGCGGGCGAGTTCGACAACTTCCTGCCGGGTGGCGAGCTGCAGAAGCTCTTCGGCGTGCGCACCTCGGAAGCGCTGATGCGGCTCGCCACGCTGCTGCTCTGGCAGCTTTCGCAGCGGCAGGATGGATAAGCACGCGCTCGCGCTCGCGCTGGAGGAGATCGCGACGCTGCTGCGCCTGCAGGGCGAGTCCAACCGGTTCCGCGCCCGCGCATTCGCGACGGCTGCGCGTGCCATCGAGAAGCTGGAGGCCGAGCCGCGTGCGCTGCTCGAGGACGACCAGCTCGAACAGGTGAACGGCCTCGGCCCGGCGACTGCCCGCACGGTGCGCGAGCTGCTCGAGACCGGAACGTCGCGCTACCTGGAGGAGCTGCGCACGCGCGTGCCGAGCGGCATGCGTGACCTGCTGGCTGTGCCCGGCCTCGGGCCGACCAAGGTGGAGGCGCTCCACGACCGGCTCGGCATCGACACGCTCGACGATCTCGAGGCGGCTGCGCGGGCCGGGCGCATCGCACAGGTTCGCGGTTTTGGTGAGCGGCTGCAGGCGCGCATCCTGGAAGGAATCGCGTTCGTGCGTGGCGCGAGCGGACGCCGGCGGTATGCGCAGGCGCTGATCACTGCGAACCGCCTGCTGGCGTTTCTGCGCGCACAGCCCGGCATCGAGCGGGCGGAGCTCGCCGGCGAGCTGCGACGTGGCCTGGAGACGGTCGATGGTGCCGACTTCGTCGTTGCCGGCCGCGCGGACACATGCGACGCCGTCATCGAGGCGTTTCTGGGCGTCGCGCCCCCGTCCATGGCGAAGCGCACGGCGGACGGCGCGGAGTCCGTGCTCGCGGACGGACTGCGGATGCGCGTGCGTTGCGTGCCCGAGGAGCGGTTCGCGACGGCGCTGCTCTTCGCGACCGGCAGTGACGCACACCTGCAGGCACTGCAGCAGCGCGCGGAAGGCATGCGGCTCGCGCTTTCTGCGGAGGGGCTGCACAGCTGCAGCCGGCGCGTTCCGGTTCATACCGAGCGCGACGTCTACCAGGCGCTCGACCTCGCCTGGGTACCGCCGGAGCTGCGCGAGGACGACGAGAGCCTTTCGCTCGCCGCGATGGATGCGCTGCCCTCGCTCGTCACATGGGAGGACCTGCGCGGCTGCTTTCACTGCCACACCGTCTACAGTGACGGCCGCGCGACGGTCGCGCAGATGGCGGAGGCCGCGCTCGAGCGCGGGTGGAGCTACCTCGGCATTGCGGACCACTCGCAGAACGCCGGCTATGCGGGCGGCCTGCGCGCGCAGGACCTGCGGCGCCAGCGCGCGGAGATCGATGCGTGGAACGCCCGCAACGGCTCGCGCCTGCGCCTTTTCGCCGGCATCGAGGCCGACATCCTGGCCGACGGCCGCATCGATCTCGGCGACGAACCCGGTGTCCTCGACGCGCTCGACTACGTGATCGGATCGGTGCACTCCAACTTCCGCATGAGCCGGGACGACATGACCAGGCGCATGCTGCGCGCGCTCGATGACCCGCGGCTCACGATCCTGGGACATGCGACCGGCCGGCTGCTGCTCAGCCGCGCGGGTTACGAGCTCGACATGGACGCGGTGCTGGAGAAGGCGGCGGAGCGCGGCGTCTCGGTCGAGATCAACTCCGACCCGCACCGTCTCGACCTGGACTGGCGACACTGGCCGGCCGCAAAGGCCCGCGGGGTGCCTGCGGCGATCAACCCGGACGCCCACGCGACGGAGCACCTCGATTATGTGCACTACGGCATCGTGATGGCGCGCAAGGGCGGGCTCGAGGCGACCGACGTGCTCAATACACGGACACTCGAAGACGTGCAGCAGGCGCTGCTGCGAAGGAAGGCATAAGTGGCGAAGAAGCAGATCGCGAAGAAGCAGTCAGCCAGGAAGTCTCCGCCCCGTCCGCGCTCCTGGCGCGAAAGCAAGGCCGCGCGCAGGGCGCGCGTAGAGGAAATTCTGAAGCGCCTGCACGCGGCATACCCGGACGCGAAGTGCTCGCTGGATTTCCGCAATCCGTACGAGCTGCTCGTCGCGACCATCCTGTCCGCGCAGTGCACCGACGAGCGGGTGAACATGGTCACGCCGGTTCTCTTCCGGCAGTACCCGGCTCCCGAGGACCTGGCCGGCGCGCGCCAGGAGGATGTCGAGGA
Protein-coding regions in this window:
- a CDS encoding helix-hairpin-helix domain-containing protein produces the protein MDKHALALALEEIATLLRLQGESNRFRARAFATAARAIEKLEAEPRALLEDDQLEQVNGLGPATARTVRELLETGTSRYLEELRTRVPSGMRDLLAVPGLGPTKVEALHDRLGIDTLDDLEAAARAGRIAQVRGFGERLQARILEGIAFVRGASGRRRYAQALITANRLLAFLRAQPGIERAELAGELRRGLETVDGADFVVAGRADTCDAVIEAFLGVAPPSMAKRTADGAESVLADGLRMRVRCVPEERFATALLFATGSDAHLQALQQRAEGMRLALSAEGLHSCSRRVPVHTERDVYQALDLAWVPPELREDDESLSLAAMDALPSLVTWEDLRGCFHCHTVYSDGRATVAQMAEAALERGWSYLGIADHSQNAGYAGGLRAQDLRRQRAEIDAWNARNGSRLRLFAGIEADILADGRIDLGDEPGVLDALDYVIGSVHSNFRMSRDDMTRRMLRALDDPRLTILGHATGRLLLSRAGYELDMDAVLEKAAERGVSVEINSDPHRLDLDWRHWPAAKARGVPAAINPDAHATEHLDYVHYGIVMARKGGLEATDVLNTRTLEDVQQALLRRKA